Proteins from a genomic interval of Medicago truncatula cultivar Jemalong A17 chromosome 3, MtrunA17r5.0-ANR, whole genome shotgun sequence:
- the LOC11406951 gene encoding F-box/kelch-repeat protein At3g23880 has protein sequence MVLSSEGGDNERNNFASFPSLTKEIISTKKKRVTKTLTSPSLHALPLPLPFLPFELIEEILSRLPVKLLLQLRCACKSWSSLISNPKFAKKHLSMSTRHVLHCISSSGGDILKSYPLDSIYTNATTTAIPQLEYSFHRCSNYFIGSCNGILCLAAEGYHTNLVTFRLWNPFIRKFKELPPLGDQQTSAYIIKMYGFGYDPVSDNYKVVTVLRVFDYSSHILVKNDEVKVYTLGINSWKSISVFPYSVFPVQRLSGKCVSGTINWLASKDSKQSKYFILSLDLMNESYQEVSLPNYGKVDACNFHLSVLRDCLIMFSGDVVWVMKEYGNKESWTKLFTISYNRDPHTIPYSCMKAIYVFEDDQVLLNIGGCRGKYIFYNCRNNTSKYAEFEPNPEVCVESLISLFS, from the coding sequence ATGGTGCTAAGTAGCGAAGGCGGGGATAATGAGCGAAACAACTTTGCTTCTTTTCCATCACTTACAAAGGAAATTATCTCCACTAAGAAGAAGCGAGTAACCAAAACCCTAACATCACCGTCACTTCACGCGCTGCCGCTGCCATTGCCATTTCTTCCTTTTGAACTCATTGAGGAAATCCTAAGTAGGCTACCCGTGAAGCTCCTCCTCCAGCTCCGATGCGCCTGCAAGTCCTGGAGTTCTCTAATCTCTAATCCCAAATTTGCTAAGAAGCACCTTAGCATGTCAACCAGGCACGTCCTCCACTGCATAAGCTCTTCCGGTGGAGACATCCTCAAGTCTTACCCACTAGACTCCATCTACACCAATGCCACCACTACCGCCATCCCACAACTTGAGTATTCTTTTCACCGCTGTTCTAATTACTTTATTGGCTCATGCAATGGCATCCTTTGTCTTGCAGCAGAAGGTTATCATACCAATTTGGTTACTTTTCGACTGTGGAACCCTTTCATCAGAAAATTCAAGGAATTACCTCCTCTTGGAGACCAACAAACTTCTGCATACATTATCAAGATGTATGGCTTCGGATATGACCCTGTTAGTGATAATTACAAGGTTGTGACTGTTTTACGTGTGTTTGATTACAGTAGtcatattttagttaaaaatgatGAAGTTAAGGTTTATACTTTGGGTATCAATTCATGGAAAAGCATTTCAGTGTTCCCTTATTCTGTTTTCCCCGTTCAGCGGCTATCTGGGAAATGTGTGAGTGGCACGATTAATTGGTTGGCTTCAAAAGATTCTAAGCaaagtaaatattttattctttctcttgATTTGATGAACGAGTCTTACCAAGAGGTTTCGTTGCCCAATTATGGTAAGGTAGATGCATGTAATTTTCACTTGAGTGTTCTCAGGGATTGCTTGATCATGTTTTCTGGTGATGTTGTTTGGGTAATGAAGGAATATGGAAATAAAGAGTCTTGGACTAAACTATTCACCATATCTTACAATCGAGATCCTCATACAATACCTTATTCCTGCATGAAGGCAATATATGTTTTTGAGGATGACCAGGTGCTGCTGAATATAGGGGGCTGTAGAGGGAAgtatattttttacaattgtAGAAACAACACTTCAAAGTATGCTGAGTTTGAACCCAACCCAGAAGTCTGCGTTGAGAGTTTAATATCCCTTTTTTCTTAA
- the LOC11414155 gene encoding F-box/kelch-repeat protein At3g23880, with protein NNTIYSQIFAKRRQLTGTLTSPSLPALPLPTLPFELIEEILARLPVKLLLQLRCACKSWNFLISNTKFHKKHLSLSTTHTLHCVSYSFKYVLKSYPLDSLFTNVTTTDIGQLKHSLCNVSLVGSCNGILCLAVYYVGSALIQFRLWNPSIRKLKELPPDKNSRDRLPLRVCSRFSDMGIMMYGFGYDVVNDNYKVVSVLRACECISGNFVKKDEVKVHTLGANSWKRIPMFPFAVVPIQKSGQCVSGTINWLVSKDTEKSQCFILSLDMRKDSYQKVFLPNDGKVDGCSLHLSVFRDCLTVFCGDDVWVMKEYGNNESWTKLFTISDRPAFMKAIYVFKDEQVLLKPTEDWAGDYIFNNCRDCTSKSIDFENTPEVCVESLISPYS; from the exons AACAACACTATTTATTCTCAAATCTTCGCGAAGAGGCGACAATTAACCGGAACCCTAACATCACCGTCACTTCCGGCGCTGCCGCTGCCCACTCTTCCTTTTGAACTCATTGAAGAAATCCTAGCTAGGTTACCAGTGAAGCTCCTCCTTCAACTTCGATGCGCTTGCAAGTCATGGAATTTTCTAATCTCCAATACCAAATTTCATAAGAAGCACCTTAGTCTTTCAACCACACACACCCTTCACTGTGTAAGCTACTCTTTCAAATACGTCCTCAAGTCTTACCCACTGGATTCCCTCTTTACCAACGTCACCACCACCGACATCGGACAACTCAAGCATTCTCTTTGCAATGTTTCCTTAGTTGGCTCATGCAATGGCATCCTATGTCTTGCTGTATATTATGTAGGATCAGCTTTGATTCAGTTTCGACTGTGGAACCCTTCCATTAGAAAATTAAAGGAATTGCCCCCTGATAAAAATTCAAGAGACCGACTACCTCTAAGggtgtgctcgcgattttcggatat GGGAATTATGATGTATGGCTTCGGATATGATGTTGTTAACGATAATTACAAGGTTGTGTCTGTTTTACGTGCATGTGAATGTATCAGTGGTAATTTTGTTAAGAAAGATGAAGTGAAGGTTCATACTTTGGGTGCCAATTCATGGAAAAGAATTCCAATGTTCCCTTTTGCTGTTGTCCCTATTCAGAAATCTGGCCAATGTGTGAGCGGCACGATTAATTGGCTGGTTTCTAAAGATACTGAGAAAAGTCAatgttttattctttctctAGATATGAGGAAAGATTCTTACCAAAAGGTTTTTTTGCCCAATGATGGTAAGGTAGATGGATGTTCTTTGCACTTGAGTGTTTTTAGGGATTGCTTGACCGTGTTTTGTGGTGATGATGTTTGGGTAATGAAGGAATATGGAAATAACGAGTCCTGGACTAAATTGTTCACTATTTCGGACAGGCCAGCCTTTATGAAGGCAATATATGTTTTTAAGGATGAACAAGTGCTCCTCAAGCCTACAGAGGATTGGGCAGGTgactatatttttaataattgtagGGACTGTACTTCAAAGAGTATTGACTTTGAAAACACCCCAGAAGTGTGCGTTGAGAGTTTAATATCGCCTTATTCTTAA